One stretch of Zhihengliuella flava DNA includes these proteins:
- a CDS encoding GNAT family N-acetyltransferase — translation MSLVPTVSPNHADRPRGGSATGVPSSFSFRPVDPASDAALLHAWIATEHARFWGMPHATEAEVRAEYERLDADPHHLPLVAEREGTAQFLVEVYDPAHSQLAGHYTHRDGDAGLHLLLPAPKTPRPGFSQAALTAALAHVFTDPAITRVVVEPDASNTAIHALNSRVGFRPQGRIDLPAFGAEPAKRALLSFCDRFDFARATGTSSTIAAHLDPARWAAANRHVVAKAIGEFSHERLLEPEPQSASAGAGTYVLRGTGPDGVEHGYTFAATRHLLNHWRVDAASVTHTAAGQSAAVDAQEFAVVFQRQLGISAEQLPTYVEELGSTLASHCYKQLHSTVSARELAAGDPDPISAFQRIEAAMTEGHPCFVANNGRIGLGAQDYLNYAPETGSAVDLEWVALHATRARYDAVDGLTHRSLLASELGESALAEFDERLSAAGLEPQDYLYLPVHPWQWEHRLAVTFAADVAARTMVHLGTGPDQYQPQQSIRTFFNRSRPEKHYVKTALSIVNMGFLRGLSAAYMESTPAINEWLESVVATDAELHERRVDLLKEVAAVGYRNPLFEAATDATSAYRKMLAALWRESPADRLAEGEELATMASLLHVDADGKSVAAAMIRRSGVGAEAWLQCYFDAYLVPLVHFLLRYDLVFMPHGENIILVTREGLPDRMLMKDLAEEVAVLGPRTPLPEAAERIRVDVPASERVYSVFTDVFDCIFRFLAPLLAEEGLISEADFWTVVAERLRAYRDRNPELAAEFDELGLFDAEFRLSCLNRLQLRNNQQMLDLGDQASGLIYAGSLENPIASG, via the coding sequence ATGAGTCTCGTCCCGACTGTCTCCCCCAACCATGCCGACCGTCCTCGCGGTGGCAGCGCCACGGGCGTGCCGTCGTCGTTCTCCTTCCGCCCGGTGGACCCAGCCTCTGACGCGGCGCTGTTGCACGCGTGGATCGCCACCGAACACGCACGGTTCTGGGGCATGCCGCACGCCACGGAAGCCGAGGTCCGTGCCGAGTACGAACGGCTGGATGCTGACCCGCATCACCTCCCGCTCGTGGCCGAGCGGGAGGGCACAGCCCAGTTCCTCGTCGAGGTGTATGACCCGGCGCACTCGCAGCTGGCCGGCCACTACACGCACCGCGACGGCGACGCCGGGCTGCACCTACTCCTGCCGGCGCCAAAAACGCCGCGACCAGGTTTCAGCCAAGCGGCCCTGACCGCGGCGCTGGCTCACGTGTTCACCGACCCCGCCATCACCCGGGTGGTCGTCGAGCCGGATGCGTCCAATACGGCCATTCATGCGCTCAATTCTCGGGTGGGCTTCCGGCCGCAGGGCCGGATTGACCTCCCGGCGTTCGGCGCCGAGCCGGCCAAGCGGGCCCTGCTCTCCTTCTGCGACCGGTTCGATTTTGCCCGCGCCACGGGCACGAGTTCCACGATCGCCGCCCACCTGGACCCCGCGCGCTGGGCGGCGGCCAACCGTCACGTGGTGGCCAAAGCGATCGGTGAGTTCAGCCACGAGCGCCTCCTCGAACCGGAACCGCAGTCCGCCAGCGCGGGGGCCGGGACCTACGTCCTGCGCGGCACCGGTCCCGACGGCGTCGAACACGGCTACACGTTCGCCGCCACACGGCACCTGCTCAACCACTGGCGCGTGGACGCCGCCTCCGTCACGCACACCGCCGCCGGGCAGTCCGCGGCGGTCGACGCGCAGGAGTTCGCCGTCGTGTTTCAGCGGCAGCTGGGGATCTCCGCGGAGCAGTTGCCCACCTATGTGGAGGAACTCGGCTCCACCCTGGCGAGCCACTGCTATAAGCAGTTGCACTCCACCGTGTCGGCCCGCGAGCTCGCCGCTGGCGATCCGGACCCCATCAGCGCATTTCAGCGGATCGAAGCCGCCATGACGGAGGGCCACCCGTGCTTCGTCGCCAACAACGGGCGGATCGGGCTCGGCGCCCAGGACTACCTGAACTATGCGCCGGAGACCGGCAGCGCGGTGGACTTGGAGTGGGTGGCGCTGCACGCGACGCGCGCGCGGTACGACGCCGTCGACGGCCTGACGCACCGCAGCCTGCTGGCCTCGGAGCTGGGCGAGTCAGCGCTGGCCGAGTTCGACGAGCGGCTGAGCGCGGCGGGGCTGGAACCGCAGGACTACCTGTATCTCCCGGTACACCCGTGGCAGTGGGAGCACCGGTTGGCCGTCACGTTCGCCGCCGACGTCGCGGCCCGCACGATGGTGCACTTGGGCACGGGCCCCGACCAGTACCAGCCGCAACAGTCCATCCGGACCTTCTTCAATCGCAGCCGCCCGGAGAAGCACTATGTCAAGACGGCCCTGTCGATCGTGAACATGGGTTTTCTGCGCGGGTTGAGCGCCGCTTACATGGAATCCACCCCGGCGATCAACGAATGGCTGGAATCCGTGGTGGCCACCGATGCCGAACTGCACGAGCGCCGGGTCGACCTCCTCAAGGAAGTCGCCGCCGTCGGCTACCGGAACCCCTTATTCGAGGCGGCGACGGATGCGACGAGCGCTTACCGGAAAATGCTCGCGGCCCTGTGGCGCGAGTCCCCCGCGGACCGGCTGGCAGAGGGCGAGGAGCTGGCCACCATGGCCTCGCTGCTGCATGTGGACGCCGACGGGAAGTCCGTCGCAGCGGCGATGATCCGCCGCTCCGGCGTCGGCGCTGAGGCGTGGCTGCAGTGCTACTTCGACGCCTATCTGGTGCCACTGGTGCACTTCCTGCTGCGCTATGACCTGGTGTTCATGCCGCACGGGGAGAACATCATTCTGGTCACCCGGGAGGGCCTGCCGGACCGGATGCTCATGAAGGACTTGGCCGAGGAAGTGGCCGTCTTGGGCCCGCGCACTCCCCTTCCCGAGGCGGCCGAGCGAATCCGGGTGGACGTGCCGGCCTCCGAGCGCGTGTATTCCGTCTTCACGGACGTCTTCGACTGCATTTTCCGTTTCCTCGCCCCGCTCTTGGCCGAGGAGGGACTCATCTCCGAAGCGGACTTCTGGACGGTCGTGGCCGAGCGGTTGCGCGCGTACCGGGACCGCAACCCGGAACTCGCCGCGGAATTCGACGAGCTGGGACTGTTTGACGCCGAGTTTCGCCTGTCCTGCCTCAACCGGCTCCAGCTGCGGAACAACCAGCAGATGCTGGACTTGGGCGACCAGGCTAGCGGGCTGATCTACGCGGGATCACTCGAGAACCCGATCGCCTCCGGCTAA
- a CDS encoding tyrosine-protein phosphatase — MTPTPPAQPAASHSTVTWDGAVNAHHVAGGLYRMGRSEWLTPAGWAQLYDDGVRTVIDLRNPAERVRRTTDPAVTADLLPPLAVVNTPTEDQSNEEFMALVGHYLSDPAYYGENARLFPEKIAAAFRALAAGQQAGGVVVHCSAGRDRTGLIISMALKLAGREDLIDAQYEQALRGINAWHAVSPVPHPHESHQPESRVSAELEGKLERLHEFLEGLDVEQLLLAPGGDASHGVTREELDAVRALLT, encoded by the coding sequence ATGACGCCGACGCCACCCGCCCAGCCCGCTGCCTCCCACTCCACCGTCACGTGGGACGGCGCGGTGAACGCCCACCACGTCGCGGGAGGGCTCTACCGTATGGGACGCAGCGAATGGCTCACCCCGGCCGGGTGGGCCCAGCTGTACGACGACGGCGTCCGGACGGTGATCGACCTGCGGAACCCGGCCGAACGGGTGCGGCGCACCACGGACCCGGCGGTCACGGCGGACCTGTTGCCCCCGCTGGCCGTCGTGAATACGCCGACGGAGGATCAGAGCAACGAGGAGTTCATGGCGCTCGTGGGCCACTACCTCAGCGACCCGGCGTACTACGGCGAAAACGCACGCCTGTTTCCAGAGAAGATCGCCGCGGCTTTCCGGGCATTAGCCGCTGGCCAGCAAGCCGGTGGGGTGGTGGTTCACTGTTCGGCGGGCCGGGACCGGACGGGGCTCATCATCAGCATGGCCCTCAAACTCGCGGGGCGCGAGGACCTGATTGACGCCCAGTATGAACAGGCGCTGCGCGGCATCAACGCGTGGCATGCGGTGAGCCCGGTGCCGCACCCTCACGAGAGCCACCAGCCCGAGAGCCGCGTCTCGGCGGAGCTGGAGGGAAAGTTGGAGCGGCTTCATGAGTTTCTGGAGGGGCTCGACGTCGAGCAATTGTTGCTCGCGCCGGGCGGGGATGCCTCGCACGGCGTGACGCGGGAAGAGCTGGACGCTGTGCGCGCTCTCCTGACCTAG
- a CDS encoding PLP-dependent cysteine synthase family protein produces MLTNTRRNAWVDDAVRAIEADATRSADTHLHRLPLPPAWGIDLYLKDESTHRTGSLKHRLARSLFLYGLVNGWITEDTTIVEASSGSTAVSEAYFAQLLGLDFVAVMAASTSAEKIELIERFGGRCELVEDPGTVYTVAERIAAESGGHYMDQFTYAERATDWRGNNNIAESIFEQLAAEPYPIPTWVVVGAGTGGTSATIGRYVRYHRHASQLAVADPEGSAFLPAWQAWNDGGDPAAVVGSPSRIEGIGRARPEPSFVPSVIDAIAQVPDGASVAAMRHLACRFGLSAGPSTGTNLWLTWQLIASMVARGERGSVVTLLCDSGERYRRSYADQRWLAGQEIDPAPYEGVIDAFLASGAWPAASAEPSANH; encoded by the coding sequence ATGCTCACCAATACCCGCCGTAATGCGTGGGTGGACGACGCCGTCCGCGCCATCGAGGCCGATGCCACCCGCAGCGCCGATACCCATTTGCACCGCCTACCCTTGCCACCAGCGTGGGGCATCGACCTTTATCTCAAGGACGAATCGACGCACCGAACGGGCAGCCTCAAGCACCGGCTAGCGCGTTCCCTGTTTCTCTATGGCCTCGTCAACGGATGGATCACGGAGGACACCACCATCGTGGAGGCCTCCAGCGGCAGCACAGCGGTCTCCGAGGCGTACTTCGCCCAGCTCTTGGGGCTCGACTTCGTGGCCGTCATGGCGGCCAGTACGAGCGCCGAGAAGATCGAGTTGATTGAACGCTTCGGCGGCCGCTGCGAGCTCGTCGAGGACCCGGGCACGGTCTACACGGTCGCCGAGCGCATCGCGGCCGAATCCGGCGGCCACTACATGGATCAGTTCACGTACGCCGAGCGGGCCACGGACTGGCGCGGCAACAACAATATTGCCGAGTCCATCTTCGAGCAGCTGGCCGCCGAACCGTACCCGATTCCCACGTGGGTCGTCGTCGGCGCCGGCACGGGCGGTACCAGCGCCACTATTGGCCGCTACGTGCGTTACCACCGGCACGCCAGCCAGCTGGCCGTGGCCGATCCAGAGGGTTCCGCGTTCCTGCCGGCGTGGCAGGCATGGAACGACGGCGGGGACCCGGCCGCCGTGGTCGGCTCGCCCAGCCGGATCGAGGGGATCGGCCGCGCGCGGCCCGAGCCAAGCTTTGTCCCGTCGGTCATAGATGCGATCGCGCAGGTCCCAGACGGCGCGTCCGTGGCCGCGATGCGGCACCTTGCATGTCGCTTCGGCCTCAGCGCTGGCCCTTCCACAGGTACCAACCTCTGGCTGACGTGGCAGCTCATCGCCTCCATGGTGGCCCGCGGCGAGCGCGGCAGTGTGGTGACGCTCTTGTGCGATAGCGGCGAACGCTACCGGCGCAGCTATGCGGACCAGCGCTGGCTGGCCGGCCAGGAGATCGACCCGGCGCCCTACGAGGGCGTGATTGACGCGTTCTTGGCCAGCGGAGCCTGGCCCGCCGCTTCTGCGGAACCCTCGGCTAACCATTAA
- a CDS encoding 3-hydroxyacyl-CoA dehydrogenase family protein, whose amino-acid sequence MTEQNLPAKVGVLGGGRMGAGIAHAFLIHGADVVVVERNDDAAEGARERVVSAVEKSIARGLPEQDYAAHLTVTTDYAAFADRHLVIEAVPEIWDLKVASLRAVEEHLAADAVLASNTSSMSVSTLANELQRPEQFLGLHFFNPVPASTLIEVVIGEQTAPDHIEAARGWTEALEKTPVVVNDAPGFASSRLGVAIALEAMRMVEEGVASPEDIDNAMVLGYKHPTGPLRTTDIVGLDVRLGIAEYLESKLGPRFAPPQILKDKVAAGELGRKSGRGFFDWS is encoded by the coding sequence ATGACTGAGCAGAACCTGCCGGCGAAGGTCGGCGTTCTTGGCGGCGGCCGCATGGGCGCGGGCATCGCCCACGCCTTCCTGATCCACGGTGCGGACGTCGTCGTGGTGGAACGGAACGACGACGCCGCGGAGGGAGCCCGCGAGCGCGTGGTGTCCGCCGTCGAGAAGTCCATTGCCCGCGGGCTGCCCGAGCAGGACTACGCCGCACACCTGACCGTGACCACGGACTACGCGGCCTTTGCTGACCGCCACCTGGTCATCGAGGCGGTGCCGGAGATCTGGGACCTGAAGGTCGCATCCCTGCGCGCGGTGGAGGAGCATCTGGCCGCTGACGCGGTGTTGGCCTCTAACACCTCCTCGATGTCCGTTTCCACCCTCGCCAACGAATTGCAGCGCCCGGAACAATTCCTGGGCCTGCATTTCTTCAACCCGGTCCCGGCGTCGACGCTGATCGAGGTGGTCATCGGAGAGCAGACCGCTCCGGACCACATTGAGGCCGCGCGCGGCTGGACCGAGGCGTTGGAGAAGACGCCCGTCGTCGTCAATGACGCCCCGGGCTTCGCCTCTTCCCGCCTCGGCGTGGCGATTGCGCTGGAAGCGATGCGCATGGTCGAGGAGGGGGTGGCCAGCCCCGAGGACATCGACAACGCCATGGTGCTGGGATACAAGCACCCCACGGGCCCGCTGCGCACCACGGACATTGTGGGTCTGGACGTGCGCCTCGGGATTGCCGAGTACCTCGAGTCCAAGCTGGGACCGCGCTTTGCCCCGCCGCAGATTCTCAAGGATAAGGTGGCCGCTGGGGAGCTGGGCCGCAAGTCCGGCCGGGGCTTCTTCGACTGGAGCTAG
- a CDS encoding enoyl-CoA hydratase/isomerase family protein: MQLDGSQFTTLRLTETSGRLVARLHRPEVRNAIDQQMVDELHAVCAYLERTPKVLILAGTASQAPTEENPKGVKGIFASGADIGQLRERRRDDALAGINSSLFDRLAKLPMPVIAALDGYALGGGAELAYAADFRIGTPELRMGQPETGLGIMAAAGATWRLKELVGEPLAKEILLAGKILRGEECLAVGLITELVDAADLMDAAHALADRIGKQDPLAVRLTKSVFHAPREAHPVIDTLTQGMLFESEEKFRRMQDYLDRKK; this comes from the coding sequence ATGCAGCTCGACGGATCCCAGTTCACCACCCTGCGGCTGACCGAAACCAGTGGTCGGCTGGTGGCCCGGTTGCATCGCCCCGAGGTACGCAACGCGATCGACCAACAGATGGTGGACGAGCTGCACGCGGTCTGCGCGTATCTGGAACGAACCCCCAAGGTTCTGATCTTGGCCGGCACGGCCTCACAGGCTCCCACGGAGGAGAACCCGAAGGGCGTCAAGGGGATCTTCGCCTCCGGCGCGGACATCGGGCAGTTGCGCGAGCGGCGCCGCGACGACGCGCTCGCCGGCATCAATTCCTCGCTCTTTGACCGTTTGGCCAAGCTGCCGATGCCCGTGATCGCCGCCCTAGACGGCTACGCGTTGGGCGGCGGTGCGGAGCTCGCGTACGCGGCGGACTTCCGGATCGGTACGCCCGAGCTGCGCATGGGCCAGCCAGAGACCGGCCTCGGCATCATGGCTGCCGCCGGCGCCACGTGGCGCCTCAAGGAGCTGGTGGGCGAGCCGCTGGCCAAGGAAATCCTGCTGGCCGGGAAAATTCTGCGCGGCGAGGAGTGCCTGGCCGTGGGGCTGATCACCGAGTTGGTCGACGCAGCCGACCTGATGGACGCTGCGCACGCGCTCGCGGACCGGATCGGCAAGCAGGACCCGCTCGCGGTGCGCCTGACCAAGTCCGTCTTCCACGCCCCGCGTGAGGCGCACCCCGTCATCGACACGCTGACGCAGGGAATGTTGTTCGAATCCGAGGAGAAGTTCCGCCGCATGCAGGACTACTTGGACCGCAAGAAGTAA
- a CDS encoding acetyl-CoA C-acyltransferase, with product MAEAFLVGGARTPVGRYGGALSSVRPDDLAALTVRAAVERAGIDPALVDEVILGNANGAGEENRNVARMAWLLAGFPDTVPGITVNRLCASGMSAITMAQHMVAAGAADIVVAGGVESMSRAPWVMEKPTTPFAKPGASYDTSIGWRFPNPAFLSGELSREGKATYSMPETAEEVARTFNVSREDCDAFAVRSHERAIAAIEAGRFADEIVPVEVTGRKGKVTVVDTDEGPRPGTTAEVLGGLRPVVKGGEVVTAGNSSTLNDGASAIIVASEAAIEKYGLTPRARVIGGASAGLAQEIMGVGPVPATRKLLERTGHQIGQLAAVELNEAFASQSLACVRELGLDEGMVNNDGGAIALGHPLGSSGSRLAITLLGRLEREADPGALGLATMCVGVGQGSALLLERV from the coding sequence ATGGCAGAAGCATTCTTGGTGGGCGGTGCCCGCACCCCCGTGGGCCGCTATGGCGGAGCGCTCAGCTCCGTCCGCCCGGACGACCTCGCGGCGCTGACGGTGCGCGCCGCCGTCGAGCGCGCCGGGATTGATCCCGCGCTGGTCGACGAGGTGATCCTCGGCAACGCCAACGGCGCCGGCGAGGAGAACCGAAACGTCGCCCGCATGGCGTGGCTCCTGGCCGGATTCCCGGACACCGTTCCGGGCATCACTGTCAATCGCCTCTGCGCCTCCGGCATGTCCGCCATCACGATGGCCCAGCACATGGTCGCGGCGGGCGCCGCCGACATCGTGGTGGCCGGCGGCGTCGAATCCATGTCCCGCGCCCCGTGGGTCATGGAGAAGCCGACGACGCCGTTCGCCAAGCCCGGCGCCTCCTATGACACCTCGATCGGCTGGCGCTTCCCGAACCCCGCGTTCCTCTCCGGCGAGCTCTCCCGCGAGGGGAAGGCCACCTACTCCATGCCGGAGACGGCTGAGGAAGTCGCCCGCACGTTCAACGTCTCCCGGGAAGACTGCGACGCGTTTGCCGTGCGCTCCCACGAGCGCGCCATCGCGGCGATCGAGGCCGGCCGCTTCGCGGACGAGATCGTGCCGGTGGAGGTGACCGGCCGCAAGGGCAAGGTCACGGTCGTCGACACCGATGAGGGGCCGCGCCCCGGCACGACCGCCGAGGTTCTCGGCGGGTTGCGCCCGGTGGTCAAGGGCGGCGAGGTGGTCACCGCCGGAAACTCCTCCACGCTCAACGACGGCGCCTCGGCCATCATCGTCGCCTCCGAGGCCGCAATCGAGAAGTACGGGCTGACCCCGCGGGCCCGCGTAATCGGCGGTGCCTCGGCCGGCCTCGCTCAGGAAATCATGGGCGTCGGCCCCGTTCCGGCCACCCGCAAGCTGCTGGAGCGCACGGGCCACCAGATCGGCCAGCTGGCCGCCGTCGAGCTCAACGAGGCGTTCGCCTCTCAGTCGCTGGCCTGCGTCCGCGAGCTCGGTCTCGACGAGGGCATGGTCAACAACGATGGCGGCGCGATCGCCCTGGGGCACCCGCTGGGCTCGTCCGGGTCCCGGCTCGCGATTACACTGCTGGGCCGGCTGGAGCGGGAGGCTGATCCGGGCGCACTGGGTCTGGCCACGATGTGCGTGGGCGTCGGCCAGGGCTCGGCCCTGCTGCTGGAGCGGGTGTAA
- a CDS encoding amino acid permease, with product MSTSTHSSSPTGADQHDGGNEAASQLTGEGYQKSLSRRHVQMIAMGGAIGVGLFMGAGGRLASTGPGLVLSYALAGLIAYFLMRALGELIMYRQTSGSFVSYAAELFGPKGAYVSGWMYVLNWVMTGIAELIAVGLYFQFFFPGVPVEISALCALAVLVGVNLFSAKAFGEVEFWASFLKVAAIILFLITGTVMVVMNTQIGQTQASVNNLFAAEGGLFPFGFMVSILVLNAVIFAYNGVELVGITAGEMKQPEREVPRAIRAVVVRIAVFYVGSVLLLAMLLPSDQYKAGESPFVTVFAQLGIGWIGDVMNFVVIVAALSSCNSGLYSLGRVFRAMANNGHAPTWLTKMSSRHVPYMAILSVGAVYVIGILVNIWLGGTYAFDLALNTASIGVLFTWGTIFACQIMLRRTRGKVSSLPMPGSPWTSWIGLTALAIIGFLITFDSMVDPTTGEVFRLGLYTICTVPVFALALWLGWRRVRRAERRSDADGERSGA from the coding sequence GTGTCTACGAGCACTCACAGTTCGTCGCCTACCGGCGCCGACCAGCACGACGGCGGCAATGAGGCCGCCTCCCAGCTGACGGGGGAGGGGTACCAGAAGTCCCTTTCCCGCCGCCATGTCCAGATGATCGCGATGGGCGGGGCCATCGGCGTCGGCCTCTTCATGGGTGCCGGCGGGCGTCTGGCCTCTACAGGGCCCGGACTCGTCTTGTCCTACGCGCTCGCCGGGCTGATCGCCTACTTCCTGATGCGCGCCCTGGGCGAGCTGATCATGTACCGCCAAACCTCCGGTTCCTTCGTTTCCTACGCCGCGGAGCTGTTCGGCCCCAAGGGCGCCTACGTCTCTGGCTGGATGTACGTGCTCAACTGGGTCATGACCGGCATTGCCGAGCTCATTGCGGTGGGCCTGTATTTCCAGTTCTTCTTCCCCGGGGTCCCGGTGGAGATCTCGGCGCTGTGCGCGCTCGCCGTTCTGGTGGGCGTCAACCTGTTCAGCGCCAAGGCGTTCGGTGAGGTGGAATTCTGGGCGTCCTTCCTGAAAGTCGCCGCCATCATCCTCTTCTTGATCACCGGCACCGTCATGGTGGTGATGAACACGCAGATCGGCCAGACGCAGGCCTCGGTCAATAACCTCTTCGCTGCCGAGGGTGGCCTGTTTCCCTTCGGATTCATGGTCTCCATCTTGGTGTTGAACGCGGTGATTTTCGCCTACAACGGCGTGGAGCTGGTGGGCATCACGGCGGGTGAAATGAAGCAGCCGGAGCGGGAAGTTCCCCGGGCCATCCGCGCCGTCGTCGTCCGTATTGCCGTGTTCTACGTGGGTTCCGTGCTCCTGTTGGCGATGCTGTTGCCCAGTGATCAGTACAAAGCAGGCGAGAGTCCGTTCGTCACCGTCTTCGCTCAACTGGGGATTGGGTGGATCGGCGATGTCATGAACTTCGTGGTGATCGTCGCCGCGCTGAGCTCCTGCAATTCCGGGCTGTACTCACTGGGCCGCGTCTTCCGGGCCATGGCGAACAACGGCCACGCGCCGACGTGGCTCACCAAGATGAGTAGCCGCCACGTGCCGTACATGGCCATCCTGAGCGTCGGTGCGGTGTACGTGATCGGCATCCTGGTCAACATTTGGTTGGGCGGCACTTACGCGTTCGATTTGGCGCTCAACACCGCCTCGATCGGCGTGCTGTTTACGTGGGGCACCATCTTCGCCTGCCAGATCATGCTGCGCCGCACGCGCGGCAAGGTCTCCTCCCTGCCCATGCCGGGCTCGCCGTGGACCAGCTGGATCGGCCTGACGGCGCTGGCCATCATCGGTTTCCTCATCACCTTTGATTCCATGGTGGACCCGACCACGGGCGAGGTCTTCCGGCTGGGGCTGTACACGATCTGTACCGTGCCAGTGTTCGCGCTCGCCCTCTGGCTGGGGTGGCGCCGGGTGCGCCGCGCAGAGCGCAGGTCTGACGCGGACGGCGAACGCTCCGGCGCCTAG
- a CDS encoding 1,4-dihydroxy-2-naphthoyl-CoA synthase: protein MSAETFPEQVSDLFDPTHWRVVDGFDFTDMTYHRQVERTTDGEILRDLPTVRIAFNRPEVRNAFRPSTVDELYRALDHARMTPDVATVLLTGNGPSPKDGGHSFCSGGDQRIRGRDGYRYAEGETAETIDPARAGRLHILEVQRLIRTMPKVVIAVVNGWAAGGGHSLHVVSDLTIASKEYGKFKQTDATVGSFDAGYGSALLARQVGQKAAREIFFLAREYSAEDMVRLGAVNEAVEHERLEQVALEYAADIARQSPQAVRMLKFAFNLADDGLAGQQVFAGEATRMAYMTDEAVEGRDAFLGKRDPNWSAYPYYF from the coding sequence GTGAGTGCTGAAACGTTCCCTGAACAGGTATCCGATCTTTTCGACCCGACGCACTGGCGTGTCGTCGACGGCTTCGACTTCACCGACATGACCTATCACCGCCAGGTGGAGCGAACTACCGACGGGGAAATCCTGCGTGATTTGCCGACCGTGCGCATCGCGTTCAACCGGCCCGAGGTCCGCAACGCGTTCCGCCCCTCCACGGTGGACGAGCTCTACCGGGCCCTCGATCACGCGCGCATGACTCCCGATGTCGCCACGGTGCTGCTGACGGGCAATGGGCCTTCCCCCAAGGACGGCGGCCACAGCTTCTGCTCCGGCGGCGACCAGCGCATCCGGGGTCGGGACGGCTACCGCTACGCCGAGGGCGAGACCGCCGAGACCATCGACCCGGCGCGCGCCGGCCGGCTGCACATCCTCGAGGTCCAGCGCCTCATCCGGACCATGCCCAAGGTGGTGATCGCCGTCGTCAACGGCTGGGCCGCGGGCGGCGGGCACTCGCTGCACGTGGTCTCCGACCTCACCATCGCCTCGAAGGAATACGGCAAGTTCAAACAGACCGACGCGACGGTGGGCTCCTTCGACGCTGGCTACGGCTCAGCCCTCTTGGCCCGCCAAGTCGGCCAGAAGGCCGCCCGGGAGATCTTCTTCCTCGCCCGCGAGTACTCCGCGGAGGACATGGTCCGCCTCGGCGCGGTCAATGAGGCCGTAGAGCACGAGCGTCTCGAGCAGGTGGCGCTGGAGTACGCCGCGGACATCGCCCGTCAATCGCCGCAGGCGGTGCGCATGCTGAAGTTCGCCTTCAACCTGGCTGACGACGGGCTGGCGGGTCAGCAGGTCTTCGCGGGCGAGGCGACGCGCATGGCCTACATGACGGACGAGGCCGTCGAGGGCCGCGACGCGTTCCTCGGCAAACGGGACCCGAACTGGTCCGCCTACCCCTACTACTTCTAA
- a CDS encoding AMP-binding protein has product MLSEPLQALYGQLADALDEGPAIEPVDSSIGGDPVVEHPTDGPAGTAVVIRTSGSSGTPKRTALTVEALAASAEATAMALRADGQWLLALPPHYVAGLSVLTRSLFAGTAPVGLDLSAPFSVQGFTEAAAGMTDRTRLTSLVPTQLQRLLTDPSAETLAVLQRFNAILVGGGRTPDAVRAEAAKHGLAIHLTYGMSETCGGCVYDGVPLPGVQVSADGGRLSLGGPMVAAGYIGEPQRTAEHFSTDESGERWFRTDDVGTVTDGRLTVQGRLDDVVITGGVKVSADAVQRALEAVPAAGEVLVTGVPDDEWGAVVVCVYTGEASPHELSAAARAAHGPAAVPKRYLRVPELPRLSTGKPDRQAVAALFA; this is encoded by the coding sequence ATGCTCTCCGAACCGCTCCAGGCCCTGTATGGCCAACTGGCCGACGCGCTCGACGAAGGACCCGCGATCGAACCGGTCGATTCGTCGATCGGCGGCGACCCCGTCGTTGAACACCCCACCGACGGCCCGGCGGGCACCGCCGTCGTCATTCGCACGTCCGGCTCCAGCGGCACGCCCAAGCGCACCGCCTTGACGGTGGAGGCCCTCGCCGCGTCCGCCGAGGCGACGGCGATGGCCTTGCGCGCCGACGGCCAATGGCTGCTGGCCCTGCCGCCGCACTATGTGGCCGGGCTCTCCGTCCTGACGCGCTCACTGTTCGCCGGCACAGCGCCGGTGGGCCTCGACCTCTCCGCGCCTTTCTCCGTGCAGGGTTTTACGGAGGCGGCGGCCGGCATGACGGACCGGACGCGCCTGACGTCGCTCGTGCCAACCCAATTGCAGCGCCTGCTCACGGACCCCAGCGCGGAGACCTTGGCCGTTCTCCAACGGTTCAACGCCATATTGGTCGGCGGCGGGCGCACGCCGGACGCCGTGCGCGCGGAAGCCGCCAAGCACGGCCTGGCCATCCATTTGACCTACGGCATGAGCGAAACGTGTGGCGGGTGTGTGTACGACGGCGTACCGCTGCCGGGCGTGCAGGTCAGCGCCGACGGCGGGCGGCTCAGCCTCGGCGGGCCGATGGTTGCCGCCGGGTACATCGGTGAGCCGCAGCGCACGGCCGAGCACTTCAGCACGGACGAATCCGGCGAGCGCTGGTTCCGGACCGACGACGTCGGGACGGTGACCGACGGCCGACTCACCGTGCAGGGGCGCCTCGACGACGTCGTCATTACCGGAGGCGTCAAGGTCTCCGCGGACGCCGTGCAGAGGGCCCTCGAGGCCGTGCCGGCCGCCGGGGAGGTGCTCGTGACCGGCGTACCGGACGACGAGTGGGGCGCCGTCGTCGTCTGTGTGTACACGGGTGAGGCCAGTCCTCACGAGCTCTCGGCCGCGGCTCGGGCAGCCCACGGCCCCGCCGCTGTACCCAAGCGGTACCTGCGCGTGCCGGAGCTGCCGCGTCTGTCCACCGGCAAACCGGACCGGCAGGCCGTGGCGGCCCTCTTCGCGTGA